The Leptospira tipperaryensis genomic sequence TGTGGCGAGGCCGTCTCCCTTTGCGATCGCTTCCGATTCGCTAAATCGAATCCAATCTTTGAGTTCTTTGTAATACGCGGGATCCGAGATTTGAATCTGATCGCCTTCCTTGATGTATTCTATCAAAGGTTCGATTTGTTTTTTGTCCGTAAATACAAGATTGTGAATCGTTTTCGACTTGGGAGTTGATTCCAATTTTTTGAATTCAGAAGAGGACAGGGATTTTCCGTCGTATTCGTTTCGAGTGGACTGTCTCAAAGGAATCGCTCGAAATAGAGTTTCATTTTTGTTCGAGATTCCTTTTTTGAGAATAACTCGAATACAATCTTTTTCTTCCTTTTCAGGGAAATATTCAATTTCCGGAATGTATCCAGCTTGTTCGGAAGCGACCAGAAGATTTTCGAGCGCGCAGCCGAGACTGATGTAGAGTTCTCGATCGTCCGGATCTACGACGTGAAGCCTACGGGTAAAGTCCGGAAAAATACGAATCGTATTTCCTTTTAGTGAGAATTTCCAAGGTTGGGAATTGTGCCCGGAAGGGGCCAGTGTCGCATAACGTATTAAATTCAGCATTGTATTGTCTTCGCCCGCAAGTTTTGAAAAAGGTTTTGATCGGATCCTATCTACTTCCTCCCCATAATCCGCTCCGCTACAACCGGGAAACAACGAGGTAAGGGCAACGCCGGCGCTGAGAGCGGCAGCCTTTGTAAGAAAGTCTTTCCGGGTAAAACGATTGTTGTTCGCGGTTGTCATGTATCTTCGCATTCTTACTCGCTCCTTTTAAAATAAAGATCTTAGGTTCGCGCCGACTGAAATCGATTCCTTGTGTCGGCTTATAGAAAGTAATAAATCGAAAGACGTTTCAAGCAGAATAAAAATCTTAGAATTTGGATTCTATAATTTCCTTAATCTGATTGATCTCGATGGGCTTGATTAAATAACCCAAAGGACGAATGCTCTGGGCCTTTTCCTTGGTTTCTTTATCCGTATAACCGGTTACGAATATAATTGGAATCGTTTGAAACGAAGAAATTTGTTTTGCGGCGCTGATTCCGTCGAGTGCGCCTCCTAAATTGATATCCATAAGAATGACGTCGGGAGGATTGTTCTTAACGCTATCGATCGCATTCTCACCCGTCGAGACGTGATCCGTAATTTCGTAACCGATTCTTCTTAACTCCTTTTGCATGAGTAACGCGGTTAAAAACTCGTCTTCGACGATAAGAATTTTGATCTCAGGTTTCATTTATACGCGGGGAGAATAGAGGTCATTTTTAAACTCGAGCTGAAAAGAAAAGTTTGGCTGATTGCAGACGGAAATTTTTCCACGAAGTTGTCCTTCGCCGATCCCATAGATCAATTTCATACCGAGCTTATCGATTTTTTTCGGATCGATCGGATGTGAGATTCCTACTCCGTTATCGGAATATTGAAACAAGGTTTGGCCGGTATCTAGTTTATGAATTTTAATAGAAACAAGTCCGGCTGACGGATCCGGAAACGCGTGTTTTAAAGAATTGGAAATCAATTCCAGAAGAATCAAGCCGAACGGAATTCCGATGTCCAATAAGACCTGTTGATCTTCGATCTCGCACTGAATTTTTAAGTTCTTTGAAATTTCCTGATTTCGGATTAATATATATTGGATGAGTTTGTCGATATATTCTCTCAGTGAAATGCTCGAAAGGTCGTTCGACTCGAATAGAATTTGATGTACGATCGAGATGGTCTGGATCCGTTCCTCGGTTTTACTCACGAGCTCGTCTATGTCCTTATTCTTAACGTAGTTGCCCGCTTGAAGATTGAGCATACTCCGAATCAACTGCATCGTATTGTTCGATCTGTGATAGAGTTCGCGAATTAGAATTCCTTTTTCGTTTAGGGACTGGATGAGTTTCTTTTTGGAATTTTGATGTTCTTCGATTTCATTCTCAAGACGTTTGTTGATAAAAAGAAGAGTGTCGTAGGGTTCGTTAACGGAAGTAATAAAGATACTTTTGTAGATTAGATAGAAGGAAACGATTTTGTAAGTATGACCGAGAACGCTAAACGTATCAAAAACATTGGTATAGACCGTCATGGAAAAATCGCAAAATATAAAGAGTATAAGTCCCGCGAGCAGATATTTTAAGTTTTCATTCTTTGAATCTACATATAATTTTGTGTGGATTGCGAGTGAGATAATATTTAAGAATATAATAAAATACTCAAGGTTTATTTTTAGTTTTGTAAGTCCCTGTCCTGGGATATAAGTC encodes the following:
- a CDS encoding Acg family FMN-binding oxidoreductase, with protein sequence MRRYMTTANNNRFTRKDFLTKAAALSAGVALTSLFPGCSGADYGEEVDRIRSKPFSKLAGEDNTMLNLIRYATLAPSGHNSQPWKFSLKGNTIRIFPDFTRRLHVVDPDDRELYISLGCALENLLVASEQAGYIPEIEYFPEKEEKDCIRVILKKGISNKNETLFRAIPLRQSTRNEYDGKSLSSSEFKKLESTPKSKTIHNLVFTDKKQIEPLIEYIKEGDQIQISDPAYYKELKDWIRFSESEAIAKGDGLATRCTGNPSVPRWFGQFLMDAIVSGKSQGNADEKLIRSSSGMMIFTSEQNDREAWIEVGRAFEQWTLLATSLNIKSAFMNQPAEVPKLRAQLKEHLNLGTAYPQLIARFGYSQRMPNSPRRPLEQVLL
- a CDS encoding response regulator translates to MKPEIKILIVEDEFLTALLMQKELRRIGYEITDHVSTGENAIDSVKNNPPDVILMDINLGGALDGISAAKQISSFQTIPIIFVTGYTDKETKEKAQSIRPLGYLIKPIEINQIKEIIESKF
- a CDS encoding MASE3 domain-containing protein, which gives rise to MLKNILNPANSTELKKLFLPFFGLIVLAYLPILVIQNIPFVLNYDIPAPDYLVFHNIAEVFSITVSVSIFGLGWFTYKRTRNYHSLFIAVSFLTVGLFDFMHALAYSGMSDLITPNTPNKSTQFWILARITTALGILFSAFFYTRKQSLRINSFWLLFISLSLTFAALYTVSFYQAALPETYIPGQGLTKLKINLEYFIIFLNIISLAIHTKLYVDSKNENLKYLLAGLILFIFCDFSMTVYTNVFDTFSVLGHTYKIVSFYLIYKSIFITSVNEPYDTLLFINKRLENEIEEHQNSKKKLIQSLNEKGILIRELYHRSNNTMQLIRSMLNLQAGNYVKNKDIDELVSKTEERIQTISIVHQILFESNDLSSISLREYIDKLIQYILIRNQEISKNLKIQCEIEDQQVLLDIGIPFGLILLELISNSLKHAFPDPSAGLVSIKIHKLDTGQTLFQYSDNGVGISHPIDPKKIDKLGMKLIYGIGEGQLRGKISVCNQPNFSFQLEFKNDLYSPRV